The genome window tcttttattctgttttcctctCTCTTGTATTTCCTGCTTCACATAAAGGCCTacgtaaaattgtaacttcatccaccatttcctcctgcccctcccatgTGCTCTATATTCTACTTCGTAGCCGCCTGGTCTGTGGACTAGGAGCAAGGGAGATGGAGATTAAGTGGGCACGTAATGGGAGGGCGAGAAAGAGAAAACAGACTCGACGGATACAATCCCCCACTCAAACATATTGAAACAGGGAATTATCAGTCTAATCTACCCGTTATTCTTGAGATATGCACACACATCCACACCACTCCCTTATGAACTAGCCATGAGCAGGACATAATCAGGCATCTTAATTATGAAAGATTAATAATGGTTTGATAAGGActttcccaaaggcacctggtgggccactgcgagtagcagagagctggactagatggactctggtctgatccagctggcttgttcttatgttcttatattggagcattaaaataaaaactgggCACATATTTTAATCACCACCCTTTaacatttcctgcttgttttGCCCTCAATTTATCCAttggtagtttattttttatttgtagttTTTTAGAACAAGGGTCCCACTATCTTGTGGAAAAATGCTGCGTCAACCTGTGTAGACAAAGACTCAAGTCCATACAGGCCCAGAATTGGGGGTGCATTTCCTGCCTCCCATCCCTGGGTAAGAAGACAGAAGAATCTCTGTATGGAAGTAATTCCATAGTTTTAGTGCCACAGCCAAGACGATGTTTCCTTCAGGAGTTATCGCCCATCTAACCTCAGATGGTAAACCACCCTGTAGAGCTCCCAAAGATGATCAAAGTGAGAATCTATGTTTCTATTGGAGCAGGTGGTTGCCCCAAGCTAAATAGAGTCAATGCACTAGCAGCATGAATTGGGCTGTTCCCACAATCCAGGCAACTATATAGTTTTACCTCTCTGTGTATTCTCTGAGAATTAGTTAGCCTTTCACTCAGACTAAACCTCCTTCTACATTCCAAGCATTTACACTGTGTTTCTCCTGTGTACAGTAGCTGGCTGAGGTAATCATAATGAGGATCCACCTGAAGAGTATTCCACAGATGAAAGGGTCCCCCTCTGCAGTCCAGATTTGTCCAtttctccaagatcttctcttTCCAGTGCTGGCTGGCTTTCTATACAGGtgtgaggaaaaggaggaaattatGCAATACATTTGCATATTGTCTTATTGTAATTTAAATGGTGAGATGAATTTGGAAATTAATCAGTGATATGATTAACTGTGGAGATAACAGTTGTATTTTAAGAAAGCTGAAAGTAACCAGGGAGAGTTGAAGCATACCATTCCGGATGCTCTTGGTTCTCCTGTCCATTCTCTCTTTTAGCAAATAtttaatataaatacaaaaaggACAAATATATTGTAGAATACCAATAAATATATGTTTTCCTGCAATGTCTTGATTTTCAGAGCTACCCCATTAACCacttctatggcattatgctttATTCACGAACAAGAGATTTCCCCAGGACAAAGCCCATCTATTGTTTTTGCCTAGTGTGAATAAGCACATGTCTCATAAGGTTTGAGTGTTGGCTGAAGCAAGATCCACATTCCTGGCATTtaaatggcttctcccctgtgtggattagGTTGATGTCTAAGGAGGTTTGAGTTATGACTAAAGCAACTTCGACACTCCAGGCACTGATATGGTTTCTTCTTGTTCTGAGTCCTTGGGTTGCTTTGGTTTTGATTGAAGCCCTTTTTACATTCCCctgtttgtgtatttttatgtCTCTTGAGACTTACGCTgtgactgaagcttttcccacaatcCAGGCATTTAAAAGGTTTCACATctttgtgaattctttgatggttCATAAGTCTTTCGCTCAGACTAAAGCtccttccacattccaagcatttgtaGGGTTTTTCCCCTTTGTGGAGCAGCTGATGTTTCATGAAATTTGCATTCGTTGTGAacttctttccacattctgaacattCATATAATTTCTCTCCAGTGTGTATTCTTCGATGGATAGCAAGACTTGATGTCTGactaaagctctttccacattccaggcaggTATATGGCTTTTCACCTGTGTGGGTACTTTGATGTCCAATGAGGTTTGTGCTAGCgataaagctctttccacattctaaacatttatatggtttttcagCCGTATGGGTTTTTGGCTGCTGGCTATGGCTGAAGACATTTCGGAAGGCTTTGTTGAAAAGATGCCCGATGCGCTCCCTCACGTAACATTTTTGATGATCCCACAACAAGGCAGTGATTTTACAATAaacctctttccacattccagacaTATatagggtttctctcctgtgtgggttcctTGATGCACAGTAAGGTTTGACTTTGTGCAAaacctctttccacactgcagacatttatatggtttctctcctgtgtggattctttgatgcacAATGAGGTATGCACTATACGCAAACTTCTTTCCACAATCAAAACATTTATATCGTTTCTCCCTAGTAAGGGTTCTTTGGTGCACCTAAGAGCTGagctctgactgaatctctttccacactgcaagcagTCATATggttctcccctgtgtggatatTCCAATGTGCTTTAAGGTTTGGTATGctagcaaagctttttccacaagTTGAGCATtcaatccttttctttctttcctgtatagCTCCATGGTAGCTACCATTGTGATGAGCAATGGATTTACTGCATCCTTTATCCAGCTGGTTTCCCTCCTGGTTTTTGGGGACATCACGATTCCCAAAATTATCTTTCTCTTTAAAATTCATATCACTTTCCTCCAATACTTGACGTGTTTCATTTTCATTAACTGCATCCCACATATCCTGGGCTGAAACAGAGAACCCTGAAATAAATGTAAAGAAGAAATGGAAGACAAAATCAGGAAATGAGCCAAATGAGGCAATTCAAACTTCTGTGGAGCATTATAGGACACAAACAGTCTGGCTGGGACGAcacccctgaaaatttggtgggGAAATGTTTCTGCCACCAGTGAGACAACTGGATGACTGGCACTAACTACAGATCCAAAAGAGAACAGCAACTTCCCAAACCAGTCACTAGTTAAAAATGCTTTCTTTGATGCTCCTTGACTGCCAGTTGTTCTTCAAACCTTTGACCCCAGACTTCTGGGAGATGGGGACTCTGTTGGTAAAGCAAAGGACTGTGGGAGTTGTACTCCAGTTGGTCCCTCTTTACTCAGGAAAGGGCACCCTCTGggctacatctcccagagtccttcactttttctCATTTGTCATcgggaacatgctgctcaattatatatatGGATGGTGTTGAACATCCCATTATTTAATAAGCAAAAGCTTGTGCAAATAAGGCTGCCAACATCTCATAACTGAATGAGTGCTCTGATTGTAtgttccagcattgcagggggttggacttgaggggccttggggtctcttccaactctatggctgttCCGCCGCGTCGCTTCCGCCCCTACGCCGCCAAAGAGTCGCGGTGAAGCCGGTTCGTGGAAACCCCACTGGCTATGCGGCGAGCGAGCAGGCGACGAAGCGACTCCGCCGCGAACCAGCCTCTGCGCTTCCGCCCACTCACGGTGATGCGCCGAGTTAGCCTGCTGAGGCGTCACAGCCCATGCGCCTTTGcaccctccgacccctggaagttGGAGGAGGGACAGTGGGGGCTAACTGCACCATACGTGGCAAATCGAAGATGAAACTGAACAGCGTCTTCCGGTTAAGCCTTGATTCGCACCCAGCGCCATGAGCtatccctctaacaacaaccctctttaaagggttgttaaGTTTAGAAGCGACTTGGCAACGccttccctggggagggaagaagagtcggagttgccgctgctgcgttgcaggcAGCGGGCGCCATACTATAAACGACAACCTGGGGGCTGGCACCTTTTGGCGCTGGGCAGGTCTGCTCATCGGACTTGTCTTGcatggaaacggcctatgattctatgaatgaatCATCActtaaaaacatttcaactacATGGACCCTAGAAGCTCTTCCCTTAtttttcgatttcgatttcgaatacctttaatggcatatagattgtttaagattagcttagcaagataataacagcccttttttacaactttacaatttctggcGAAGTTAAataataacaccatttaaaaaaaatttatgcaCCGCTTAACAGCCTGCAATGGTGGCTGACTTTTCTAAAAGACtctatataaccttctgtttatctgtaatgccttcacttccatgcagggaAGTGGGATTATgatgcttctt of Sphaerodactylus townsendi isolate TG3544 linkage group LG03, MPM_Stown_v2.3, whole genome shotgun sequence contains these proteins:
- the LOC125428861 gene encoding zinc finger and SCAN domain-containing protein 30-like, producing MTEIKDENLPQEGPEPREILEASPGKLPKDTFFQTIADERFSVSAQDMWDAVNENETRQVLEESDMNFKEKDNFGNRDVPKNQEGNQLDKGCSKSIAHHNGSYHGAIQERKKRIECSTCGKSFASIPNLKAHWNIHTGENHMTACSVERDSVRAQLLGAPKNPY